The stretch of DNA TTCTTCTAAATTACTTCTCCACAAAATTCTCTGCCAATCTACGTCTTCAGGATGTACCCTTCTTTGTCGAAACATTTTCTCCACATCGGCACAGACTGCAACTGGAAATGTTCTGAATCGAAGTAGAATGGGATACAATTCCAACTGCAAGCGTGGGCCCACCATCAATAGATCATTTAGGGAGTATCCTGATGATGATTTGGACGATGCATCAAACACCACCCTCAATTTCTTTGTTGTACTAGACTCTCTCAAAACTGGAAAATGAGGAATGTAATATGCTTCACTCTTTGCATAATCAGTTTCGGGAACTGGTTCCATGTGTTTCAGTTCAAGATATTCCTTCATAAAATCCTGGTACTGTTTATATTTTGCCGGGTTTGAGCTTAAGGAGCGTTCAACTGCATTCAACCTGCGTAAAGCATGCTTTCTAGATTCACCTAATTCTGTAGGAGAGGTGTGGAAAGGCAATTTTACTATGTattttccatcttcagccctagaatgagtatttttgaaatgttcctCACAAGCCATCTCAGCACTTGATAGAAAACTAACAGATGGCACCGAGTCCAACTCCCAAAACTTAGAAATAAGTTCATTAGTATCAATATCTATATTATTTAACACAAGTGGAACATTATCCCTAAATAAATTGACAGAGCCTGAAATAATCCAGCCAAAAGAAGGACGAACTGCTGAGGGATAACCATCACCTCTGTTGCTAATTTCACCTTTTAACACTTGAACGAAAATATCTATACCAAGCAAAATGTCAATTCGAGCTGACTTATGAAAAGAGGGGTCTGCGAGTACTAgatccttgaaggcttcttgaaTTCTAACATCAATTGATGTGTGCGGTAGATTTCccacaaatttattcattacaaATGCTGAacttttaagctttggcttagAATCGAAATGCGGAGAAAACTCCAAGTCTACAAGACCATTAGTACGAGCGGCAGTAGCGCCAAGGCATGACACCGCTATGTTTGCCTTTTTTCTACCTAATCCAAGTCGATTAACACAATCTTCAGTAATAAAATTAGCTTGACTACCAGGGTCTAATAAGGCACGACATAACTGAAACCTCCCAGAAGAATCTAAGGCATTGACAAGAACTGTACATAGCAATACTTCTTTATTTTCACCTCTGGATACTCTTTCTTCCACTTGAAGAGAAGTAGTACCTGTGTAGATGCTGGGAAGTTCACCGGAAAGCCTAgcgttatttttactttcatcagaatTGCACATTTTTCCTGGAGTAAAAGGTTCAGCTTCAATAGAGAGTGTACTAGAGATTTGTTTATTGTCCGAATTCACTGCACTCATACCTTTATCACCCCTATCAATATGCAGTATAGAATTATGCGGTTTTCCGCACTCTTTGCATTTTTGAGGACATTTACAGAATTTTAACAGGTGAGACGAAGAAAGACAACAAAAACACAGATTCTTAAACTtgacaaaattaattcttttctgaACAGgcgcatttttaaatttgaaacatttcacCAATGAATGATTACCTTTACAAAATGTACAATCTACTTTTGCTTCAGTCAACAAAGATGTgactttgcaattagaatttttcttttcgttaaaagaatttttactgtTCTGTAAAGTACGAGCTTGTACACGAAGAAATGAGAATAATTGCTCCAAGGTAcctaattcatatttttttaattcccgtTCCCACCAACTTCTCGTATTTTTGTCCAGTTTTTCAACTAATGCGTAAACAACCATAACTTCagcaaattcttcaattttatgaCCTATAACAGTCAAAGAGCTGACAAATTCATTAGCTGaatcaattaaattaagaattgcCTGAGGCGATTCATTAATTCTTtgtaaattaaacaattttctaATAAGTGCATATACTAGTTCTCGCTTATCAGAAAACCTATCTTCAAGTAGTTGCCAAGCAACCgaattttttgcatttgaaatcgGCACAGAATTTATAATTCTTAACGCTTCATCTTTACAACTAGCCTTCAAATATTGCAATTTCATTGCAtctgaaatgcttttattttcatgaacACTAGTCGTGAATAAATCCTTAAAAGTTAACCACTCTTCAATTTTCCCCGAAAAAATGGGAAGAGAAAGAACGGGTAATTTAACTTGTGCGGAATTGTCGCCATTTTCTTTTAGAACAAGTTTTTCGGTTTTCACATTCACACTATCTTTTGCgcgattaatttttaaagcaaggTCGTCAATTATATCTTacagtaaataattttcattcataaattcctCTATTTCAGTTTCGTTACACATTCCATAAATTGCATCAAAAATAGAATTTATCTCTACCGATAATTGATTTGTCTTGGTTTCAAATAACTTGAGTTCAACCAAATCGGCTTTTTCGATAGAATTCACTACTTTTTCATTATGGCGATTTAATGCCGCCTTGGcgacaaataattttattttcaattcattcataGTTTGACGAAATAAAGTGAACAATAATTGTAAATGACTCACCGGCTAATTACTCAAAGCTCCGGTCTCTGGAGGACCATTTCTATGTTACGTTCTGGTTCGAAATGAACATACTTACAAAACACAATGTGGACTGTATAAAGTTAAATCAACACACTTTATTAGTCGGAGCCACTCTTCCTAATTAACTTCTAATTATACATATGAAGCCactacttcaaaataaacaacGCATGAAGCCACTACTTCACTAGATGCAACAACACTTttttgcaagaagaaaaaaagaaagaacacaacAATTATCAAAACTGTTGCcatagaaaacaattaaaaaattaaactttttacgaGGTAACATTTTTTGGAGGAAGAACCAAACACCTTACACCTTAGTTGCCTGCAAGTCTTGCAAAGCTACAGTATTAAGAGTGCGTTCGTCCTCCTTTCAGATTCAACCTAGCAAATACTTAACAATCTAGCAAATAAGGCCATATATAATATACAATTGCAGGCAAATACCTAACACCTTAGTTGCCTGCAAGTCTTGCAAAGCTACAGTATTAAGAGTGTCTTCGTCCTCCTTTCAGATTCAATCTAGAAGGTCCGCAATTAAGCTGAAGGCAAAACACTTAACAAGTACGCAGAGTTTATTTGGACACTggttgctaaatatatttttaaaacacttagAAATCTGCATTAATGCAACTTGTAGTgattcagaaaatgtttttgcaaacatactttattttgaaaggaaaatgacGGAAACCCGTAAACCCAGAACGTTGCTCGGATATAATATGTggcctttttgttttttaatagtgTTATAATGGAAACTTCACGAAAAAATAAACATCTAGTTTGacatattcttaaaatatttgctGCAAAACCATCCGCCCACAGAAAACGCCCACTATCTGAAAATAATACCGCCCACAAATCGTTCACATAGTTTCCAGGACAATATTTTGTCAATGAAAACTACTGCCTGTAAAATGTTTCGTCCACAAAATGCAACAAGCtgtcctgggggggggggggggaggaagaagaagaagaggaagaaaatcTCCATTTTTTTCAGGAACATGGAAATAAAATAAGTCATATTTTCCAAACTGTATTTTATATGGAAAAGTATAttgcgaatatttattaaattattttacctATATTTCATAGTTCATGATTTTATAGAAGTTcagaaattgaaatattattcCACGTTTCAGTTTTTTTGAGCAGTTTGGTAAGATACTGAAGAGTAAAATTTTCCGGTTCTTTGAACATATTCAGGACATTTTGTACGCACGTCATCCTTTTACTGTTTTGGGACTTTATgagcttcttttcttttttctttttttttttttgtaatttagagTTAAAGTAAACCCAGGATTTAAGCCGCAATTTTTTCTGCAGCTGAGCAAAAACGTCcatgtgcacacacacacacacaccccaaAAAAAGAATGCTGTGCAGTTTAATGATTACATTACAATATGTCTACTTCgagaaaaaatgtacaaaaaggaattatttaaggagttttttttttttttttttgcttccttttctaaaaaaggaagtattgtattcgcgaaaaaaatttcacccaaaaatcgaccttaatttccattttgcttcaccttcaaattaatgttgagttttttttttcaactcgaccacacgtggatatgtgcctaggaacgtacagacacctaaaatatccattttgacgatcccggagataattacaacgatttttctcgtgacgtctgtatgtacgtatgtatttgcgtatgtgtgtatgtgcgtatgagcgtatgtgcgtatgtgtgtatgtatgtcgcataactcaagaacggaacgtcctagaaagttgaaatttggtacatagactcctagcgggttctagttgtgcacctttttttttggttgcattcgtatgctccaaaggggatcttttgccccttttttgggggaaatcattgttaatttcgatgtaaactcaagtggtgttacaatttggcagacatttggcgatatatcaccagtcttttggtcgccaagttttgtcgccgccaacttggcgacaaatttggcggttttttttattttttttctggtttcaattcggccactgttggtgatatttagagagtaaactattgaatcatattaaaactgccaataatgagaaaataaaattaaaatagagtaaaaggaagtcatgtgacgcacacatcagctcgtttttctaagCCTTTACACTACGGCGCGTCGCCCGTTTCTTCATGTAAGACGCCGCATGTGTACCGGAGTTAGGCTTAAACAACAAACACCTtagtatcctcatatatataatagcgaatgatcgataactctcttgacgtcatcaacagtgaaactcgcgccacgatttgataatatttgttagtaatgtttaacatgcagggaaatgcttttttttgacaAGGGCTGAAGATCCAGtcccttaactgttttactggtaagactggaaagtgaaaaaaggacaaaaaaaaaagtacccaaCTATTAACGTTATCTACTAGAGTTCAGGGTTAAACCACTGgagttaaagttaaaatttcaacaatctaaatatcaccaaacaggcaatggttgtggttaccttcagtcaaaagtactacttttagtcactgaaaatataacatggacccagaaaatactttcattttccctacagttattttttaataatttttttcaagtgtctgat from Uloborus diversus isolate 005 chromosome 5, Udiv.v.3.1, whole genome shotgun sequence encodes:
- the LOC129222399 gene encoding uncharacterized protein LOC129222399, with translation MSAVNSDNKQISSTLSIEAEPFTPGKMCNSDESKNNARLSGELPSIYTGTTSLQVEERVSRGENKEVLLCTVLVNALDSSGRFQLCRALLDPGSQANFITEDCVNRLGLGRKKANIAVSCLGATAARTNGLVDLEFSPHFDSKPKLKSSAFVMNKFVGNLPHTSIDVRIQEAFKDLVLADPSFHKSARIDILLGIDIFVQVLKGEISNRGDGYPSAVRPSFGWIISGSVNLFRDNVPLVLNNIDIDTNELISKFWELDSVPSVSFLSSAEMACEEHFKNTHSRAEDGKYIVKLPFHTSPTELGESRKHALRRLNAVERSLSSNPAKYKQYQDFMKEYLELKHMEPVPETDYAKSEAYYIPHFPVLRESSTTKKLRVVFDASSKSSSGYSLNDLLMVGPRLQLELYPILLRFRTFPVAVCADVEKMFRQRRVHPEDVDWQRILWRSNLEELVKEYRLLTVTYGTASAPFLSTRTIHQLALDEKDSYPFASNATLNHFYVDDLLSGASSEEEASELVKQLKTMMAKGGFNLRKWKSNNTNVIKEFLDEEEAANLETEVKIESKRRTNALLIL